Proteins encoded by one window of Yamadazyma tenuis chromosome 2, complete sequence:
- a CDS encoding RING-type E3 ubiquitin transferase (EggNog:ENOG503P0AW; COG:O), with product MKFAKVFEQTLVEDEIPDDWIEAAIQYKALKKCIARVVEELNLLGLEQNTLKVLLDHVEVNQDETTASNPVVAQYVLKKTKDSKVIPSLKIVVDYNAELTDDYINTSIQVLRSNLEQIVHGFSDNDMKDEDSEDDENNSIEENVLISKTSVQQLPSTAGSSGKKYQISIRLNSDTKFFSMLNQELNNLDKFKKQEEDKMIQEIQNVAETLHELSRNESVKKSDIYTWRELFRLFLDNEIYFKYNDSTYQASEKSLTLVKNNLNKYNEIVTKSRILDQFKNKKSLRAFTKFLHVNEYLLKVLQFQSINTTAFRKILKKFDKQTSLNVKSRLPKLISDDHVFFTGKSLSQSICYIIQTSLLQIVPQLEDYTCPICLEIAFKPIKLECGHLFCVRCLVKMKHEDKFDCPICRYEKAVSLADGSNLDMETMQMMQRMFPKEVKQKLRDRDQERYSEVFGGNKCVMM from the coding sequence ATGAAGTTTGCTaaagtatttgaacaaaCCCTTGTGGAGGACGAAATTCCCGATGATTGGATTGAGGCAGCTATCCAGTACAAAGCACTCAAAAAGTGTATTGCCCGCGTGGTAGAAGAACTAAACCTTTTAGGTCTTGAGCAAAATACTCTCAAAGTTCTTTTAGATCACGTGGAAGTCAATCAAGACGAAACGACTGCCTCCAATCCGGTGGTTGCCCAGTATGTGCTAAAGAAGACAAAAGACTCTAAGGTCATACCGTCATTAAAAATCGTTGTTGACTACAATGCTGAGCTAACAGACGACTATATCAACACCAGTATCCAGGTGTTGCGAAGCAACTTGGAGCAGATTGTTCACGGGTTCTCTGACAACGACATGAAAGATGAGGATAGCGAGGATGATGAAAACAATAGCATCGAAGAGAACGTATTAATATCAAAAACGTCTGTGCAACAGCTTCCAAGCACCGCAGGTTCATCGGGAAAGAAATATCAGATTTCCATACGGCTCAACTCTGATaccaagttcttttcaatgTTGAACCAAgagttgaataacttggataagttcaagaagCAGGAGGAAGACAAAATGATCCAAGAGATCCAAAATGTAGCCGAGACCCTTCATGAGTTGTCCAGAAATGAGTCTGTGAAGAAGTCAGATATATATACCTGGAGAGAGCTATTCAGGTTGTTCTTAGATAACGAGATCTACTTCAAGTACAACGATTCTACTTATCAAGCATCAGAGAAATCCTTGACCTTGGTGAAAAACAACCTCAATAAGTACAACGAGATAGTAACCAAATCTCGAATCCTTGACCAATTCAAGAATAAGAAGTCTCTTCGAGCATTCACAAAGTTTCTTCATGTCAACGAATATCTCTTGAAAGTGCTTCAGTTCCAGTctatcaacaccaccgcTTTcagaaagatcttgaagaagttcgACAAGCAGACATCTCTCAACGTTAAGTCCCGGCTTCCCAAACTCATCTCCGATGACCATGTATTTTTCACGGGTAAGTCTTTGAGTCAGTCCATCTGCTATATTattcaaacttctttgttGCAAATAGTTCCGCAACTCGAGGATTATACTTGCCCCATTTGCTTGGAAATAGCTTTTAAAcccatcaagttggagtGTGGCCACCTTTTCTGTGTGCGGTGTTTGGTGAAAATGAAGCACGAAGATAAGTTCGACTGTCCCATATGTCGATACGAAAAGGCCGTTTCATTGGCAGATGGGAGCAACCTCGACATGGAAACCATGCAGATGATGCAGAGAATGTTCCCCAAGGAGGTTAAACAAAAGTTGAGAGATAgagatcaagaaagataCTCCGAAGTGTTTGGAGGTAATAAGTGTGTAATGATGTAG